The following nucleotide sequence is from Populus nigra chromosome 15, ddPopNigr1.1, whole genome shotgun sequence.
TCTGGAATCAGCTGGGAACATTATCTTGCTCGATGGGTTTGTTGAGTATTTCACGTTGGGCGTTTGAGCAAGGGCTTCTATGTAGCCCAAATAATTGTAAGCAGTTATCTTGTTGTTCCAATGTTCTATAATTTGTTGCTTGGCCAGCGTCCAAACTCTTTGTTTAGTGTTTGTTTGTGTTGATTGTTTGGATATATCATTCATTCTTAGTGTTTACACGTTACAGTTTTCAGTAAaattgcatcatttttttttatgatgtggaCAAGTTTGTCTTCTCTCTTTGTCATGCATTCAGGGAATTGCATGGAGAAACTATTGGAAGTTCTTATTGCCATTGGTGATGAGGTTGCATGCCTTTCTGTAGCAGAGTTAATTTTGAGACATTGGCCTTCACATTCTCGTGCTTTGCATGTCAAAAATACTATTGAAGAGTCGGAGCCAGTTCCATTTTCTCCTAGAGGTATAGATAAGCTGGAACCTAAGCATGTCAGGCTTAAATTTcttgataagagaaaagcaaccGATGAAAATCTTGATGAGGGTATTGCATGTAAACGGGCAAACCACAACATAGAATTGCTCCTACCCGAAGTTTCATGGGCAGCTCTCACTGATGCCATTCTGGAAATTTTACTTAAACTCAATGGTTTTGGTTCTGAGATGGGGGGTGGCACAGTATGCAGATCAGGGGATATCAGGTTAACTATAAACATGCCTTCAAATATGGAAATTATCATGGAGTctgtggaaaagaaaaggtcaaaATCCATCCCTAGCGTTCAAAGCATGTCTTTTGCCGATTGTAACTCTGAAAGAGCCAGCAGTGTTAAGGAAAGGGAtccaaatattattgatgaacaGCCTCATGAGAGGCGGAGCACTCGTCTTAGGAGTCGTAAACCAGGAAAAGAAGAATTGGATTTTGATACCGGAAAGGATCTGGCCAAAGTCGTAGTTCAGCTCATAGAACCTTTCATAGTTAAAAATGAGGATTCTGATCTTGTGGGTAGTTGTTCGGTTCCATGTTTTGATCAGGCTAATTCATTGGATACGGAACACAATGACGTGGCTGATTTTGTAAGGGaaacttcaaaaaattatgGTGCTTACCATATGGGCCATTTGCTTTTGGAACATGCTGCAAGCAGGGGCCTTAAGTATCAAGATGCGTTTGTCAAATTCTTGGAGTTGGAGAGGTTGACAAGACATTGGGGGAGAGATAGGACGCCTGAATGCTGCCTTTTTCTAGCTGAACTATATTATGATCTTGGATCGTTACCTTCAAATGTTTCCAAGATGTCTGAATATTTGTCAGAGGCTTCCTATCATCtttgtaaaataattgaatCAGTAGCTTTGGATTATCCTTTTCACTTGACTCATGTATCTGGAAATATAAATTTCTCTTCAGATAAGAGTTTCCAAGATAGtgatgaaacattaaaaaaaggcaCTGGAGGCTGGGATTCACTTCTAAACATTTCCTTATTGGACAACAAAAGTTCCTTCTGGGTTCGGTATTTCTGGTTGAGTGGGAAATTGTCTATCGTGGATGGAAACAAGGCAAAAGCTCATGGAGAGTTCTGTATTTCCTTGTCTGTTTTGGCAAAGAAGGAAGTAACAAACAGTGCTCCATCAGTCTGTCTTCCACACCTGAAGATTGATAAAGAGTTAACTGTAGACAGGATTCTGCATGGAATTAATCTATTAAAGCTTGATCTCTTGCTTGAGAAGACGGTAGGAGAGATGATTGGGAAAGAAATGTATTCGGATTGTATAGACTTGCTTGCTCCACTTCTATTCTCTTCCAAGCATGTTCACCTCAATGTATTGCCATTGCCAGCTGCTGATAAGAAAGGTGAAGAATTTACATGCATTGAACTTTCAGCATTAGATACATTAATTGAAGCATGTGAGAAGGCAAAGCCAATGGAAATTGAGGTATGTTTGAAGAGTCACCAACGGAAGCTGGAAATACTCTTGATACTAGCTGGTATGGATGGATATGTAACCTTCCATCAGAAGTCTGAGTTAAAGGCATACTATGCCTCTGATATAGTGTCAAAAGAAAATCCAGAGAAGCACTGGAATGACTTGGTGATGGAGGAAGTGAAAGCAATTTCACAATGTGTATCACAATTCAAGAACTTTCTGGGTCCATCTGTTGATTCTGTAAGttgtttataaaaagaaatacttttttatggtctttttttttgtcaaagaacAGCAATTTGTTTTATCAGTTCAgacaaaaattacagtttatagATGTTTTCTGTACATGATGCAAATGCAGCTTGTGACCATATGATTCTATTGTTTTGAGTAATGGCTCTTTTCACCTCCTGCATAGTTATCATTATTTCCATTGCTACAGAATCATGCATTTGTGTATATATTATGCTTGCAGAATGGAAAAATCATTCCCTTTGGCAGTATTGGCGACATTCAGTCTTTGCTGCTGGCTGTCATGTGCCATATTGCAAATTACTTATCTAAGAAATCTTCTGTGCCAGCGATTAGTGAAGAATTAGAACAAAAGCAAATTTGCTGCTTTGTTGATGCAGGCATTGCATACTGCAAGCTTCAACATCTCGTCCATACCATCCCTGTTAAAACCCAAGTAAGCTATACTTttctaatgtaaaattaaacattGGATGTGAGGGCATATTAATCATTTgcaatcttttcttcttctcatatttttttcttgaattcttaTTTCCAATGCTAGGTTGAACTAATTGTTGCAATCCATGACTTACTTGCTGAGTATGGCCTCTGCTGTGCTGGCGGGGATGGTGAAGGGGAGGAAGGAACATTTCTTAAATTTGCAATAAAGCATCTCTTGGCATTGGACATGAAGCTCAAGTCCAACTCAAACTCTTCCAACATAGAAGCAATTCAACATGATGACAAGCTTTATAGCCcaaacaaaacatttaaaacgGAGACAATATTAAATACATTGGGTGTAGAGGGGGGTGGAGCTGAAATCAATGAAGTAAGTGCTACTATGAGTGATGGTTTTGGAGGGATTTCTTCCAAAGATGTATCATCTCCTGCAGGTCTAGAGAAAGACCATGCAGATGTAGAATGCAGAAAAGTAGGTGGCAATGAGGGGAAGAACAAAGGAGAAAAACCCATAGAACATATCAATGAACTTAGTGAAGATGAAAGAGAGGAACTTGAGTTACTAATTGATAATGCTTTGGATCAGTGCTTTTTCTGCTTGTACGGTCTCAATATTCGATCTGATTCTTCCTATGACGATGACCTAGCCACTCACAAAAATACCAGTCGTGGAGATTATCAGTCCAAGGAACAATGTGCTGATGTTTTTCAGTATATACTGCCATGTGCAAGAGCTTCATCAGTAAGTactctctctatctctcctCTCACCATTTGTATAAGGTCTGTTTTAACGCAGTTGTGTGCATATGCATCTCAGAAAACTGGATTGATAAAACTTCGTAGAGTGTTAAGAGCTATACGCAAACACTTTCCACAACCGCCAGAAGAAGTTCTTGCTGGAAATGCAatagataaatttttagatgatCCTGATTTATGTGAAGACAAACTCTCAGATGAGGCTGGATCTGAAGGGTATCTTGAAACCATAACAAAGGTAATATTTCCTgatgcaggaagtgtcaaacAGCACAGGGCATTGATGGTCAGAAGGTATTTTCTTACTCAGATaagatataatttctttttgaggTTCACTACCTTTAAAGAATGAGCTAACTCCATGAATAATTTACTTATTCAGCTCCGAGCCATATTTTGAAGTGTATTGCAACTTGTATTATTTCCTAGCCCTTTCAGAGGAAATGAATGCAACTGATAAGTGGCCAGGCTTTGTACTGACCAAGGAAGGGGAAGAGTTCGTACAACAAAATGCAAATCTCTTTAAATATGATCTACTGTACAACCCTCTACGCTTTGAAAGTTGGCAACGGCTTGGAAATACTTACGATGAGGCAAGGTTTATTATAGTGTCAGTTTAGCTGGTGTGGTTTACAGTTTTTTCTAGACttagtttgaatgtttttttgttttcactaAAGCAGGAGGTAGACTTGTTGCTAAATGATGGAAGTAAGCACATAAATGTGGCAGGGTGGAGAAAAAATGTTACTCTACCTCAGAGAGTTGACACAAGTCGAAGGAGGAGTAGGCGTTGTCTATTAATGAGTTTGGCTTTAGCAAAGACACCAGCCCAGCAGGTTTGTCCTTTCTCAGTATTATATACGAGGGGCACCAGATATATTCTTTTCTGGTTTCTAGACTGTTTCTATAGTTATATCCTTCATTTCTTAAACTGTATGGAGGTGCCTTAATCTATACAGCAGCTTGCTGTGCATGTGGCTTGTTTGAGATGGGACACATTCTCATGGTTTATTTGAGGATGATTACATGATATCACACTGAAAGTTCTGAAGCAACTTATGATGGATTGTTTTTGAAGTATTATTTAGTGCCATTCCATCATCAACTACTTTCATTTAGGAAATCCACATTAAACATAAACAAAGTATATCTTATTAAACAGAATGCATGTCCAGCAAGTTTACTGAACATAATTTAAGGTTTCTACCTTGATGATTTGTATTCTtggtataatttgttttaaccaGCTTGGAACTTTATCTTTCTCTAGTGTGAGATACATGAGTTGCTGGCACTGGTCTGCTATGACAGCCTTCAGAATGTGGTACCTTTTTATGACCAAAGATCTGCCATACCCTCGAAAGATGCAGTATGGATGGCATTTTGTGAGAACTCATTGAAGCATTTTAAGAAAGCTCACACACAAAAGTAATGGATCCTTTCTCATATGATATTACTGTTTTATGGATCCTTTTTCATACGATATTACTGTTTTATTCTATTATGACACTCCTATATAGACTTTATAGAATTTGTTGATGTTGCAGGCAGGATTGGTCGCATGCATTCTACATGGGGAAACTCTGCGAAAAGCTTGGATACTCATTTGAGACATCACTATCATATTATAGTGTAGCTATCGCTTTGAATTCATCAGCTGTGGATCCTGTCTATAGGATGCATGCTTCTCGCCTAAAGTTACTTTGCAAATCTGGAAGACTGAATCTGGAGGTTTTAAAGGTTTCTTCTCTGGCCTGCACCTTTCATAGAAACAGACTTCGAAGAGAGAGATTCCTATTTTTATCACTAACTCCTTTTCTTATCCTTTTGGACTTGTTTTCCAGCACATGTTGTGCTTTTGGATTGAACTGCAATCTCTGTacttgtgttgtgtgtgtgtttggCTTCTTCGTGATGTTTACTTGTGTTTCAATGGTTATCATCTT
It contains:
- the LOC133673698 gene encoding calcineurin-binding protein 1 isoform X1, producing the protein MFSIAAINDTDSKEQWEPLAPTKEAQEFHLTQNYHDGLLKLQAKEYDKACELLESVLKDPLISNAQADRNASDGHLLQLRFLVLKNLATVFLQQGPSHYESALRCYLQAVEIDTKDSVVWNQLGTLSCSMGLLSISRWAFEQGLLCSPNNWNCMEKLLEVLIAIGDEVACLSVAELILRHWPSHSRALHVKNTIEESEPVPFSPRGIDKLEPKHVRLKFLDKRKATDENLDEGIACKRANHNIELLLPEVSWAALTDAILEILLKLNGFGSEMGGGTVCRSGDIRLTINMPSNMEIIMESVEKKRSKSIPSVQSMSFADCNSERASSVKERDPNIIDEQPHERRSTRLRSRKPGKEELDFDTGKDLAKVVVQLIEPFIVKNEDSDLVGSCSVPCFDQANSLDTEHNDVADFVRETSKNYGAYHMGHLLLEHAASRGLKYQDAFVKFLELERLTRHWGRDRTPECCLFLAELYYDLGSLPSNVSKMSEYLSEASYHLCKIIESVALDYPFHLTHVSGNINFSSDKSFQDSDETLKKGTGGWDSLLNISLLDNKSSFWVRYFWLSGKLSIVDGNKAKAHGEFCISLSVLAKKEVTNSAPSVCLPHLKIDKELTVDRILHGINLLKLDLLLEKTVGEMIGKEMYSDCIDLLAPLLFSSKHVHLNVLPLPAADKKGEEFTCIELSALDTLIEACEKAKPMEIEVCLKSHQRKLEILLILAGMDGYVTFHQKSELKAYYASDIVSKENPEKHWNDLVMEEVKAISQCVSQFKNFLGPSVDSNGKIIPFGSIGDIQSLLLAVMCHIANYLSKKSSVPAISEELEQKQICCFVDAGIAYCKLQHLVHTIPVKTQVELIVAIHDLLAEYGLCCAGGDGEGEEGTFLKFAIKHLLALDMKLKSNSNSSNIEAIQHDDKLYSPNKTFKTETILNTLGVEGGGAEINEVSATMSDGFGGISSKDVSSPAGLEKDHADVECRKVGGNEGKNKGEKPIEHINELSEDEREELELLIDNALDQCFFCLYGLNIRSDSSYDDDLATHKNTSRGDYQSKEQCADVFQYILPCARASSKTGLIKLRRVLRAIRKHFPQPPEEVLAGNAIDKFLDDPDLCEDKLSDEAGSEGYLETITKVIFPDAGSVKQHRALMVRSSEPYFEVYCNLYYFLALSEEMNATDKWPGFVLTKEGEEFVQQNANLFKYDLLYNPLRFESWQRLGNTYDEEVDLLLNDGSKHINVAGWRKNVTLPQRVDTSRRRSRRCLLMSLALAKTPAQQCEIHELLALVCYDSLQNVVPFYDQRSAIPSKDAVWMAFCENSLKHFKKAHTQKQDWSHAFYMGKLCEKLGYSFETSLSYYSVAIALNSSAVDPVYRMHASRLKLLCKSGRLNLEVLKVLAEYSFNESTKDSVMSILSTFAPEVSCSADNIEDRSTEESFERKHEESVQLEEVWQMLYNDCISALEVCVEGDLKHFHKARYMLAQGLYKRGLNGDLERAKDELSFCFKSSRSSFTINMWEIDGMVKKGRRKTPGFSGNKKALEVNLPESSRKFITCIRKYLLFYLKLLEETGDICTLDRAFISLRADKRFSLCIEDLVPVALGRFIKTLILSISQAETADSGVPGNSGQQLEKMFSLFMEQGNLWPEILSLPEIRSPVISESSLYGYLHRYIASLEGNGKLETLEAINEKIRKRFKNPKLSNSNCAKVCRHASFAWCRSLIISLALITPVQSGLQSEIHALNSSDSSLESSLLLCIDLQTNELWSQSFEDSTSLGNLETKWNPMLSRIKNIVIKKVSDENIETATSLFRSSYNFYRESSCVMLPSGINLCLVPSRLAVQAQVQPNLDGVEILDLSIPRKLLLWAYALLHGRYANISVVVKHCEENVKSKMKKGPGTSFVPSNASLPAATVIHTATGGGKDSATQGGSNEPEVPLAGTAVTSLSLSEGDSIQCTNPPLTSDEGQKILFATPQQNQDNSTPDGSNFAMNE
- the LOC133673698 gene encoding calcineurin-binding protein 1 isoform X3 encodes the protein MFSIAAINDTDSKEQWEPLAPTKEAQEFHLTQNYHDGLLKLQAKEYDKACELLESVLKDPLISNAQADRNASDGHLLQLRFLVLKNLATVFLQQGPSHYESALRCYLQAVEIDTKDSVVWNQLGTLSCSMGLLSISRWAFEQGLLCSPNNWNCMEKLLEVLIAIGDEVACLSVAELILRHWPSHSRALHVKNTIEESEPVPFSPRGIDKLEPKHVRLKFLDKRKATDENLDEGIACKRANHNIELLLPEVSWAALTDAILEILLKLNGFGSEMGGGTVCRSGDIRLTINMPSNMEIIMESVEKKRSKSIPSVQSMSFADCNSERASSVKERDPNIIDEQPHERRSTRLRSRKPGKEELDFDTGKDLAKVVVQLIEPFIVKNEDSDLVGSCSVPCFDQANSLDTEHNDVADFVRETSKNYGAYHMGHLLLEHAASRGLKYQDAFVKFLELERLTRHWGRDRTPECCLFLAELYYDLGSLPSNVSKMSEYLSEASYHLCKIIESVALDYPFHLTHVSGNINFSSDKSFQDSDETLKKGTGGWDSLLNISLLDNKSSFWVRYFWLSGKLSIVDGNKAKAHGEFCISLSVLAKKEVTNSAPSVCLPHLKIDKELTVDRILHGINLLKLDLLLEKTVGEMIGKEMYSDCIDLLAPLLFSSKHVHLNVLPLPAADKKGEEFTCIELSALDTLIEACEKAKPMEIEVCLKSHQRKLEILLILAGMDGYVTFHQKSELKAYYASDIVSKENPEKHWNDLVMEEVKAISQCVSQFKNFLGPSVDSNGKIIPFGSIGDIQSLLLAVMCHIANYLSKKSSVPAISEELEQKQICCFVDAGIAYCKLQHLVHTIPVKTQVELIVAIHDLLAEYGLCCAGGDGEGEEGTFLKFAIKHLLALDMKLKSNSNSSNIEAIQHDDKLYSPNKTFKTETILNTLGVEGGGAEINEVSATMSDGFGGISSKDVSSPAGLEKDHADVECRKVGGNEGKNKGEKPIEHINELSEDEREELELLIDNALDQCFFCLYGLNIRSDSSYDDDLATHKNTSRGDYQSKEQCADVFQYILPCARASSKTGLIKLRRVLRAIRKHFPQPPEEVLAGNAIDKFLDDPDLCEDKLSDEAGSEGYLETITKVIFPDAGSVKQHRALMVRSSEPYFEVYCNLYYFLALSEEMNATDKWPGFVLTKEGEEFVQQNANLFKYDLLYNPLRFESWQRLGNTYDEEVDLLLNDGSKHINVAGWRKNVTLPQRVDTSRRRSRRCLLMSLALAKTPAQQCEIHELLALVCYDSLQNVVPFYDQRSAIPSKDAVWMAFCENSLKHFKKAHTQKQDWSHAFYMGKLCEKLGYSFETSLSYYSVAIALNSSAVDPVYRMHASRLKLLCKSGRLNLEVLKVLAEYSFNESTKDSVMSILSTFAPEVSCSADNIEDRSTEESFERKHEESVQLEEVWQMLYNDCISALEVCVEGDLKHFHKARYMLAQGLYKRGLNGDLERAKDELSFCFKSSRSSFTINMWEIDGMVKKGRRKTPGFSGNKKALEVNLPESSRKFITCIRKYLLFYLKLLEETGDICTLDRAFISLRADKRILYQ
- the LOC133673698 gene encoding calcineurin-binding protein 1 isoform X2, with translation MFSIAAINDTDSKEQWEPLAPTKEAQEFHLTQNYHDGLLKLQAKEYDKACELLESVLKDPLISNAQADRNASDGHLLQLRFLVLKNLATVFLQQGPSHYESALRCYLQAVEIDTKDSVVWNQLGTLSCSMGLLSISRWAFEQGLLCSPNNWNCMEKLLEVLIAIGDEVACLSVAELILRHWPSHSRALHVKNTIEESEPVPFSPRGIDKLEPKHVRLKFLDKRKATDENLDEGIACKRANHNIELLLPEVSWAALTDAILEILLKLNGFGSEMGGGTVCRSGDIRLTINMPSNMEIIMESVEKKRSKSIPSVQSMSFADCNSERASSVKERDPNIIDEQPHERRSTRLRSRKPGKEELDFDTGKDLAKVVVQLIEPFIVKNEDSDLVGSCSVPCFDQANSLDTEHNDVADFVRETSKNYGAYHMGHLLLEHAASRGLKYQDAFVKFLELERLTRHWGRDRTPECCLFLAELYYDLGSLPSNVSKMSEYLSEASYHLCKIIESVALDYPFHLTHVSGNINFSSDKSFQDSDETLKKGTGGWDSLLNISLLDNKSSFWVRYFWLSGKLSIVDGNKAKAHGEFCISLSVLAKKEVTNSAPSVCLPHLKIDKELTVDRILHGINLLKLDLLLEKTVGEMIGKEMYSDCIDLLAPLLFSSKHVHLNVLPLPAADKKGEEFTCIELSALDTLIEACEKAKPMEIEVCLKSHQRKLEILLILAGMDGYVTFHQKSELKAYYASDIVSKENPEKHWNDLVMEEVKAISQCVSQFKNFLGPSVDSNGKIIPFGSIGDIQSLLLAVMCHIANYLSKKSSVPAISEELEQKQICCFVDAGIAYCKLQHLVHTIPVKTQVELIVAIHDLLAEYGLCCAGGDGEGEEGTFLKFAIKHLLALDMKLKSNSNSSNIEAIQHDDKLYSPNKTFKTETILNTLGVEGGGAEINEVSATMSDGFGGISSKDVSSPAGLEKDHADVECRKVGGNEGKNKGEKPIEHINELSEDEREELELLIDNALDQCFFCLYGLNIRSDSSYDDDLATHKNTSRGDYQSKEQCADVFQYILPCARASSKTGLIKLRRVLRAIRKHFPQPPEEVLAGNAIDKFLDDPDLCEDKLSDEAGSEGYLETITKVIFPDAGSVKQHRALMVRSSEPYFEVYCNLYYFLALSEEMNATDKWPGFVLTKEGEEFVQQNANLFKYDLLYNPLRFESWQRLGNTYDEEVDLLLNDGSKHINVAGWRKNVTLPQRVDTSRRRSRRCLLMSLALAKTPAQQCEIHELLALVCYDSLQNVVPFYDQRSAIPSKDAVWMAFCENSLKHFKKAHTQKQDWSHAFYMGKLCEKLGYSFETSLSYYSVAIALNSSAVDPVYRMHASRLKLLCKSGRLNLEVLKVLAEYSFNESTKDSVMSILSTFAPEVSCSADNIEDRSTEESFERKHEESVQLEEVWQMLYNDCISALEVCVEGDLKHFHKARYMLAQGLYKRGLNGDLERAKDELSFCFKSSRSSFTINMWEIDGMVKKGRRKTPGFSGNKKALEVNLPESSRKFITCIRKYLLFYLKLLEETGDICTLDRAFISLRADKRFSLCIEDLVPVALGRFIKTLILSISQAETADSGVPGNSGQQLEKMFSLFMEQGNLWPEILSLPEIRSPVISESSLYGYLHRYIASLEGNGKLETLEAINEKIRKRFKNPKLSNSNCAKVCRHASFAWCRSLIISLALITPVQSGLQSEIHALNSSDSSLESSLLLCIDLQTNELWSQSFEDSTSLGNLETKWNPMLSRIKNIVIKKVSDENIETATSLFRSSYNFYRESSCVMLPSGINLCLVPSRLAVQAQVQPNLDGVEILDLSIPRKLLLWAYALLHGRYANISVVVKHCEENVKSKMKKGPGTSFVPSNASLPAATVIHTGGGKDSATQGGSNEPEVPLAGTAVTSLSLSEGDSIQCTNPPLTSDEGQKILFATPQQNQDNSTPDGSNFAMNE